One window from the genome of Micromonospora aurantiaca ATCC 27029 encodes:
- a CDS encoding ABC transporter permease, translating into MGTVIVLITLLVGLLSGLTAGLGRQNVSAITGLPADRIAFQAPGEGQGVSYSNSTVTEKQWQQWAEAPGVTGAEPLGIATTRATAGNRSAGVSAFGVRPGSHLAPGSGRIDGRSAVLSTRAADDLGVKAGDSVTLAGQRLTVAAVRGDASFSHTPVVWISLDVWQKIAPPTGTGGGSPAATVVALTTTSGADLVATDRQAGTKTVSVDDSLSAIGSYTSENGSLQLMRGFLFAISALVIGAFFTVWTIQRSGDVAVLKALGASTATLLKDAIGQAVVLLAGGTLLGTGIAAALGALVAGSAVPFVLTPVTVLLPAAVMVVLGALGAALAIRRITSVDPLTALGSAR; encoded by the coding sequence ATGGGGACCGTCATCGTGCTGATCACCCTGCTGGTCGGGCTGCTGTCCGGGTTGACGGCCGGACTGGGCCGGCAGAACGTCTCCGCCATCACCGGCCTGCCCGCCGACAGGATCGCCTTCCAGGCCCCCGGCGAGGGCCAGGGCGTGTCGTACTCCAACTCCACAGTCACCGAGAAGCAGTGGCAGCAGTGGGCCGAGGCGCCCGGAGTGACAGGCGCCGAACCGCTGGGCATCGCCACGACGAGGGCCACCGCCGGAAACAGGAGCGCCGGGGTCTCCGCCTTCGGCGTCCGGCCCGGCTCCCACCTGGCCCCCGGCAGCGGCCGGATCGACGGCCGCTCGGCAGTGCTGTCCACCAGGGCCGCCGACGACCTCGGTGTGAAGGCCGGTGACTCCGTCACCCTCGCCGGGCAGCGACTGACAGTGGCGGCCGTACGCGGCGACGCCTCCTTCAGTCACACCCCTGTGGTGTGGATCAGCTTGGACGTGTGGCAGAAGATCGCGCCTCCCACCGGCACCGGCGGCGGCAGCCCGGCGGCCACCGTCGTCGCCCTGACCACCACCTCGGGGGCCGATCTGGTGGCCACCGACCGGCAGGCGGGCACCAAGACGGTCTCCGTCGACGACTCGCTGTCCGCGATCGGCTCCTACACCTCCGAGAACGGCTCCCTCCAGCTGATGCGCGGCTTCCTGTTCGCCATCTCCGCCCTCGTCATCGGAGCGTTCTTCACCGTCTGGACGATCCAGCGCAGCGGCGACGTCGCAGTGCTCAAGGCACTCGGCGCCTCGACCGCCACCCTTCTCAAGGACGCCATCGGGCAGGCCGTCGTCCTGCTCGCCGGCGGCACCCTGCTCGGCACCGGCATCGCCGCCGCGCTCGGCGCCCTCGTCGCCGGGTCAGCTGTGCCGTTCGTCCTCACCCCGGTGACCGTCCTCCTTCCCGCGGCCGTGATGGTCGTCCTCGGCGCCCTCGGAGCCGCCCTGGCCATCCGCCGCATCACCTCCGTCGACCCGCTGACCGCCCTGGGGAGCGCCCGATGA
- a CDS encoding sensor histidine kinase, translated as MSTAAPALTPTTRALAWCLHLLIIGLLVLAAGRAVADDRPRAGSIVAASVACGLAYAIGPLLPRIRRSRWAAAWWLAAVGAAWLVLLSLSPDAIWVAFPLYFLQLHLLPRRAGLAAVIATAAAAVAGFGAHTGSFTAATVIGPALGAAVAVGVVWGYQALYRESEQRRQLIEELTATRADLARAEHTAGVLAERERLAREIHDTLAQGLSSIQLLLRAAERALPGRPGAASGHVDAARQVAVDNLAEARRFVAALTPPTLEGTTLAGALERLCTTTSARHRIAARFHLVGAPVSLSTAHEVALLRIAQSALANTVRHARATTAEVTLRCLGDRIALHVVDNGQGFDPDRLPAPDVDSGGFGLTAMRARMNALGGTLAVESAPGHGTALTAELPLTPPSRTEPEGRP; from the coding sequence GTGAGCACCGCTGCCCCTGCCCTGACCCCGACCACCCGAGCCCTGGCCTGGTGCCTGCACCTGCTGATCATCGGCCTGCTCGTCCTGGCTGCCGGCCGGGCGGTGGCCGACGACCGGCCCCGCGCCGGATCGATCGTCGCTGCGTCGGTGGCGTGCGGCCTGGCGTACGCCATCGGGCCGCTCCTCCCCCGCATCCGCCGCTCGCGGTGGGCCGCCGCCTGGTGGCTGGCCGCCGTGGGCGCCGCGTGGCTGGTGTTGCTGAGCCTGTCCCCCGATGCGATCTGGGTGGCCTTCCCGCTGTACTTCCTCCAGCTCCACCTGCTGCCGCGCCGCGCCGGCCTGGCTGCCGTGATCGCCACCGCCGCGGCGGCCGTCGCCGGGTTCGGTGCTCACACCGGCTCCTTCACCGCGGCCACGGTGATCGGTCCCGCGCTCGGCGCCGCCGTCGCCGTCGGGGTGGTGTGGGGATACCAGGCCCTGTATCGGGAGAGCGAACAGCGCAGGCAGCTGATCGAGGAACTCACCGCCACCCGGGCCGACCTGGCCCGGGCCGAGCACACGGCCGGCGTACTCGCCGAACGCGAGCGTCTGGCCCGCGAGATCCACGACACTCTCGCCCAGGGCCTGTCCAGCATCCAACTGCTGCTGCGCGCCGCCGAGCGCGCCCTGCCCGGCCGGCCCGGTGCCGCCTCCGGCCACGTCGACGCGGCCCGCCAGGTCGCCGTGGACAACCTCGCCGAGGCCCGCCGCTTCGTCGCCGCACTCACCCCGCCCACCCTGGAAGGCACCACCCTGGCCGGCGCCCTGGAACGCCTGTGCACCACCACCAGTGCCCGCCACCGCATCGCCGCCCGCTTCCACCTCGTCGGCGCCCCCGTATCGCTGTCGACCGCCCACGAGGTGGCGCTCCTGCGTATCGCCCAGTCCGCCCTCGCGAACACGGTCCGCCACGCCCGGGCCACCACGGCCGAGGTCACCCTCAGATGTCTCGGCGACCGCATCGCCCTTCACGTCGTCGACAACGGGCAAGGCTTCGACCCCGACCGTCTGCCCGCCCCCGACGTCGACAGCGGCGGCTTCGGCCTGACGGCCATGCGCGCCCGCATGAACGCCCTCGGCGGCACCCTGGCCGTCGAGTCCGCGCCCGGCCACGGCACCGCCCTGACCGCCGAGCTTCCCCTCACCCCGCCCAGCAGGACCGAGCCCGAGGGCCGCCCGTGA
- a CDS encoding response regulator has product MTDDVPVRLLLADDHPVVRAGLRAVLETEPGLVVVAEAATAEEAVTRAGEGDIDVVLMDLQFGKGMGGAEATARITARPEAPRVLIVTTYDSDADTLPAIEAGATGYLLKDAPPEDLAAAVRTAAAGRTTLAPTVANRLMNRLRTPGTALTRRETEVLALVADGLSNHSIGTRLHLTEGTVKSHLARIYAKLGVDSRTAAVASATELGLIRR; this is encoded by the coding sequence GTGACCGACGACGTCCCCGTCCGCCTCCTCCTGGCCGACGACCACCCGGTCGTACGGGCCGGACTGCGCGCCGTGCTGGAAACCGAACCCGGCCTCGTCGTCGTGGCCGAAGCCGCCACCGCCGAGGAGGCCGTCACCCGTGCAGGCGAAGGCGACATCGACGTCGTGCTGATGGACCTGCAGTTCGGGAAGGGCATGGGCGGCGCCGAAGCCACCGCCCGGATCACCGCCCGCCCGGAAGCGCCGCGCGTGCTGATCGTCACCACCTACGACTCCGACGCCGACACACTGCCCGCCATCGAGGCCGGTGCCACCGGCTACCTCCTCAAGGACGCCCCACCCGAAGACCTGGCTGCCGCCGTCCGCACCGCCGCCGCCGGGCGCACCACGCTGGCGCCCACCGTCGCGAACCGGCTGATGAACCGGCTGCGCACGCCGGGCACCGCCCTGACCCGACGCGAGACCGAGGTTCTCGCCCTGGTCGCCGACGGCTTGTCCAACCACAGCATCGGCACCCGCCTGCACCTGACCGAAGGCACCGTCAAGTCCCACCTGGCCCGCATCTACGCCAAACTCGGCGTCGACTCACGCACCGCGGCCGTCGCCTCCGCCACCGAACTCGGCCTGATCCGCCGCTGA
- a CDS encoding ECF transporter S component gives MSVLRVAPRTAVVLTLASAAALATFTWPFFVPAHPETTARTGEAPLVFIVMLPVLVALVLAELTSGGIDSKALAMLGVLAAVNAALRPLGAGTAGIETVFFLLVLAGRVFGPGFGFLLGATSLFASALLTAGVGPWLPFQMLCASWIGLGAGLLPARLRGRAEVAVLAGYGVLAAYGYGLLMNLWFWPFSVGADTQLSYVAGAPVLENLHRLALFTAVTSTFGWDTGRAITTAVAIVLAGPAVLAALRRAVRRAAFGAPVTFATACDPPTPRADGDDVTTPGVPLSSSRQDGDVVTGHALGSAADQAEFGGGGDGRGA, from the coding sequence ATGAGTGTCCTGCGGGTCGCCCCGCGTACCGCTGTGGTGCTGACCCTCGCCTCGGCCGCCGCGCTGGCCACCTTCACCTGGCCCTTCTTCGTCCCCGCACACCCGGAGACCACCGCCCGCACCGGCGAGGCGCCGCTGGTCTTCATCGTCATGCTGCCGGTACTCGTGGCGCTCGTCCTCGCCGAACTCACCTCCGGCGGTATCGACAGCAAAGCCCTGGCGATGCTCGGCGTACTCGCCGCCGTCAACGCCGCCCTGCGCCCCCTGGGCGCGGGGACCGCGGGCATCGAGACGGTGTTCTTCCTGCTCGTCCTCGCCGGCCGGGTCTTCGGACCCGGGTTCGGGTTCCTGCTCGGCGCCACGTCGCTGTTCGCCTCCGCCCTGCTCACCGCCGGCGTCGGGCCGTGGCTGCCGTTCCAGATGCTCTGCGCCTCCTGGATCGGCCTCGGCGCCGGCCTGCTCCCGGCCCGGTTGCGCGGCCGGGCCGAGGTCGCCGTCCTGGCCGGGTACGGGGTTCTCGCCGCCTACGGCTACGGCCTGCTGATGAACCTGTGGTTCTGGCCGTTCAGCGTCGGCGCGGACACCCAGCTGTCCTACGTCGCCGGCGCCCCCGTACTGGAGAACCTGCACCGTCTCGCCCTGTTCACCGCCGTCACCTCCACCTTCGGCTGGGACACCGGCCGCGCGATCACCACCGCCGTGGCGATCGTCCTCGCCGGTCCGGCCGTCCTCGCCGCGCTGCGCCGCGCCGTCCGGCGGGCCGCGTTCGGCGCGCCGGTCACCTTCGCCACAGCGTGCGACCCGCCCACGCCCCGGGCGGACGGCGACGACGTGACCACGCCCGGCGTCCCGCTGTCGTCCTCGCGTCAGGACGGAGACGTCGTGACCGGGCACGCGCTCGGATCAGCGGCGGATCAGGCCGAGTTCGGTGGCGGAGGCGACGGCCGCGGTGCGTGA
- a CDS encoding ABC transporter ATP-binding protein has translation MITFDRVTVHYAEGGPRPLRDVTLRIEEGELCLVAGRTGAGKSTLLRAINGLVPHFTGGTLHGAVTVDGRDTRTHPPRDLADVVGVVGQDPLAGFVTDTVEEELAYGMEQLALSPAVMRKRVEETLDLLGIADLRDRPLRTLSGGQQQRVAIGAVLTAHPRVLVLDEPTSALDPTAAEDVLATVTRLVHDLGVTVVLAEHRLERVLQYADRLLYLPGDGRVHDGTPATALARIDIAPPLIELGRLAGWTPLPLSVRDARRRASDLRHRLAGVDPPPVPAGADTGPTLTARKIVVRYPGTVAVAGVDLDLRAGRVVALMGRNGSGKSSLLWAVQGSGPRHGGTVAVTGPQGTVDPKALPAGQARRHVGLVPQNSGDLLYLETVDAECAQADRETGVPAGTCRALVDQLVPGLPGDRHPRDLSEGQRLALALAVQLTAAPPVVLLDEPTRGLDYHAKRQFTAVVRMLAGDGRAVVVATHDVELVATLADRVIVMAEGEIVSDGTTAEVMLASPAFAPQVAKVLAPAPWLTVEQVAAAINATGAPA, from the coding sequence ATGATCACTTTCGACCGGGTCACCGTCCACTACGCCGAGGGCGGCCCGCGGCCGTTGCGGGACGTGACGCTCCGCATCGAGGAGGGTGAACTCTGCCTGGTCGCGGGCCGTACCGGCGCCGGAAAGTCGACGCTGCTGCGGGCGATCAACGGCCTCGTCCCGCACTTCACCGGCGGCACCCTGCACGGCGCCGTCACCGTCGACGGCAGGGACACCCGCACGCACCCGCCGCGCGATCTCGCCGACGTCGTCGGCGTGGTCGGCCAGGACCCGCTGGCCGGGTTCGTCACCGACACCGTCGAGGAGGAACTGGCGTACGGGATGGAGCAGCTCGCCCTGTCACCCGCGGTGATGCGCAAGCGGGTGGAGGAGACCCTGGACCTGCTCGGCATCGCCGACCTGCGTGACCGGCCGCTGCGGACGCTGTCCGGCGGGCAGCAACAGCGGGTCGCCATCGGCGCGGTGCTCACCGCGCACCCCCGGGTGCTGGTGCTCGACGAACCCACCTCCGCGCTGGACCCCACCGCCGCGGAGGACGTGCTCGCCACCGTCACCCGGCTGGTGCACGACCTCGGAGTGACAGTGGTCCTGGCCGAGCACCGGCTGGAGCGCGTGCTGCAGTACGCCGACCGGCTGCTGTACCTGCCCGGCGACGGCCGCGTCCACGACGGGACACCGGCAACCGCGCTGGCCCGCATCGACATCGCGCCACCCCTGATCGAGCTGGGTCGCCTCGCCGGCTGGACACCGCTGCCGCTGTCGGTCCGTGACGCCCGCCGACGGGCGTCCGACCTGCGGCACCGGCTCGCCGGCGTGGACCCGCCGCCGGTCCCGGCGGGAGCGGACACCGGTCCCACGCTGACCGCGCGGAAGATCGTCGTACGGTATCCGGGGACCGTCGCGGTGGCCGGTGTCGACCTCGATCTGCGCGCCGGACGGGTCGTCGCGTTGATGGGCCGCAACGGATCCGGCAAGTCCAGCCTGCTCTGGGCGGTGCAGGGCAGCGGCCCCCGCCACGGCGGCACCGTGGCCGTGACCGGGCCGCAGGGCACCGTCGACCCGAAGGCCCTGCCGGCCGGTCAGGCCCGCCGGCACGTCGGCCTCGTCCCGCAGAACTCCGGCGACCTGCTCTACCTGGAGACCGTCGACGCGGAGTGCGCCCAGGCCGACCGGGAGACCGGCGTGCCGGCCGGCACCTGCCGGGCGCTGGTGGACCAGCTCGTCCCCGGACTGCCCGGTGACCGGCACCCCCGGGACCTGTCCGAGGGACAGCGGCTCGCCCTCGCGCTCGCCGTGCAGCTCACCGCCGCTCCGCCGGTGGTCCTGCTCGACGAGCCGACCCGCGGCCTGGACTACCACGCCAAGCGGCAGTTCACCGCCGTCGTCCGGATGCTGGCCGGCGACGGCCGGGCGGTGGTGGTCGCCACCCACGACGTCGAACTCGTCGCGACCCTCGCCGATCGGGTGATCGTGATGGCCGAGGGGGAGATCGTCTCCGACGGCACCACCGCAGAGGTCATGCTGGCCTCGCCGGCGTTCGCGCCGCAGGTGGCCAAGGTTCTCGCCCCCGCACCCTGGCTGACAGTGGAACAGGTCGCCGCCGCGATCAACGCGACCGGGGCACCGGCATGA
- a CDS encoding CbiQ family ECF transporter T component, whose translation MTDATGTGSRTADAGRLPGRWPVWWLPRGLHPGAWWLWALGLATAASHTTNPLPLALLVAVAGLVVVRRRGDAPWALAFRMYVWLGAVIVTMRVVFRIVLGGGQGEHILVRLPEIPLPEWAAGIRLFGPVAVEQILGGFYDGLRLAAMLICLGAANALANPKRLLKAVPGALYAVGTAVVVALSVAPQLVESVLRVRRARRLRGASGRGMRALRGIALPVLADALDRSLALAAAMDSRGYGRTAAVPAGQRTVTGALVLGGLVGVCAGTYGLLDTAAPGYLGLPMLLAGLTAAVTGMLLAGRRVRRSRYRPDRWRPAELLVAGCGVAAAALTMLAGSVDPELLYPPVSPLTWPQLTPLMLLAVGVAAAPAWLAPPPPPTARAGRPPAVDRPFPVTDVPADGERAATATTPGDRP comes from the coding sequence ATGACTGACGCCACGGGCACCGGGTCGCGGACGGCTGACGCCGGCCGGCTGCCGGGCCGGTGGCCGGTGTGGTGGCTACCCCGAGGGCTGCACCCGGGCGCATGGTGGCTGTGGGCGCTCGGCCTGGCCACCGCGGCCAGCCACACCACGAATCCGCTGCCGCTGGCCCTGCTCGTCGCCGTCGCCGGTCTGGTGGTGGTGCGCCGCCGGGGCGACGCGCCGTGGGCGTTGGCGTTCCGCATGTACGTGTGGCTCGGCGCGGTGATCGTCACGATGCGCGTCGTGTTCCGGATCGTGCTCGGCGGCGGCCAGGGCGAGCACATCCTGGTCCGGCTGCCGGAGATCCCGCTGCCCGAGTGGGCGGCGGGCATCCGTCTGTTCGGACCGGTCGCCGTCGAGCAGATCCTCGGTGGCTTCTACGACGGGCTGCGGCTGGCGGCGATGCTGATCTGCCTCGGCGCGGCGAACGCCCTGGCCAACCCGAAACGGCTGCTCAAGGCCGTACCCGGAGCGCTGTACGCGGTCGGCACCGCCGTCGTGGTCGCGTTGTCGGTCGCCCCGCAGCTGGTGGAGAGCGTGTTACGGGTCCGCCGGGCCCGTCGGCTGCGCGGCGCGTCCGGCCGGGGGATGCGGGCGCTGCGCGGGATCGCCCTGCCGGTGCTGGCCGACGCGTTGGACCGGTCCCTGGCCCTCGCGGCGGCGATGGACTCCCGTGGTTACGGCCGCACCGCGGCGGTGCCCGCCGGGCAGCGAACCGTCACCGGCGCGCTCGTGCTCGGCGGGCTGGTCGGCGTGTGTGCCGGCACCTACGGGCTGCTCGACACCGCCGCACCCGGCTACCTGGGGCTGCCGATGCTCCTGGCCGGACTGACCGCCGCCGTGACCGGCATGCTGCTCGCCGGCCGCCGGGTCCGCCGCAGCCGGTACCGACCGGACCGCTGGCGCCCGGCCGAGCTGCTCGTGGCCGGCTGCGGGGTGGCCGCCGCGGCACTGACCATGCTCGCCGGCTCAGTGGACCCGGAACTCCTCTACCCGCCGGTCAGCCCGCTCACCTGGCCCCAGCTGACCCCGCTGATGCTTCTCGCCGTGGGCGTCGCGGCGGCACCCGCCTGGCTGGCGCCGCCACCACCGCCGACGGCACGTGCCGGACGCCCGCCGGCGGTGGACCGGCCGTTCCCCGTCACGGACGTGCCGGCAGACGGAGAGCGCGCCGCGACCGCGACGACACCGGGAGACCGTCCATGA
- a CDS encoding prenyltransferase/squalene oxidase repeat-containing protein → MPLSRRLTTGLGMATVTALAAITGAPPAVVAAPAPAHVTAAREAASWLAGEFTDGSLPGPFAPEDWGLTIDGLVALSATGVDAPTRQAATAQVARHVRSYNSYDDWGIEGFTDGGATAKLLYAAAAADADPTDFGGYDLRAETLSLIATADAGHQRGRITSRTTADSGPDASNTFDQSFAVLGLARSGDLPQDTVDFLIRQQCAAGGFRLYPDAADGPSPSCDDQPGATLDVDSTAMAVQALLAAAEDGATGAGDAARKGADWLVTQQHTDGSFGGSGPTTGANSNSTGLAGQALAAAGRDDEAARAAKALAALQLTAGNGGAASADAGAIAYNTDGFTTAAAAGITDTDRDQWRRATAQALLGLAQVPLGRIGLDPPPTSNPTPTGTASPTAPATPTASPTLTTSPPPTGSAGPTPSVTSPPATPAPTTAAPTTAAPPITTPAASGLGGLPTTGAAIGSYLLIALLLIGGGVTLLVLGRRRAG, encoded by the coding sequence ATGCCCCTGTCCCGGCGTCTCACCACCGGCCTCGGTATGGCCACGGTGACGGCTCTCGCCGCGATCACCGGCGCCCCGCCGGCCGTTGTCGCGGCACCCGCCCCGGCCCACGTCACAGCCGCCCGCGAGGCCGCGTCCTGGCTGGCCGGCGAGTTCACCGACGGTTCGCTGCCCGGCCCGTTCGCCCCCGAGGACTGGGGGCTGACCATCGACGGACTGGTCGCGCTGTCCGCCACCGGCGTCGACGCGCCGACCCGGCAGGCGGCAACCGCGCAGGTCGCGAGACACGTACGGTCCTACAACAGCTACGACGACTGGGGCATCGAGGGCTTCACCGACGGCGGGGCCACCGCCAAGCTGCTCTACGCCGCGGCCGCCGCCGACGCGGACCCCACCGACTTCGGCGGCTACGACCTGCGGGCGGAAACGCTGTCGCTGATCGCCACGGCCGACGCCGGGCACCAGCGGGGGCGGATCACCAGCCGTACCACCGCCGACAGCGGCCCGGACGCCAGCAACACCTTCGACCAGTCCTTCGCCGTGCTCGGCCTGGCCCGCAGTGGCGATCTGCCACAGGACACTGTGGACTTCCTGATCCGGCAGCAGTGTGCGGCAGGTGGCTTCCGGCTCTACCCGGACGCCGCCGACGGACCCTCGCCGTCCTGCGACGACCAACCCGGCGCCACCCTCGACGTCGACTCGACAGCGATGGCCGTGCAGGCGTTGCTGGCCGCCGCCGAGGACGGCGCCACCGGCGCCGGCGACGCCGCCCGCAAGGGCGCCGACTGGCTGGTCACCCAGCAGCACACCGACGGCTCCTTCGGCGGCTCGGGACCGACCACCGGCGCGAACTCCAACAGCACCGGCCTGGCCGGGCAGGCCCTCGCCGCCGCCGGCCGCGACGACGAGGCCGCCCGGGCGGCGAAGGCCCTGGCCGCGCTGCAGCTCACCGCGGGCAACGGTGGGGCGGCCTCCGCCGACGCCGGCGCGATCGCCTACAACACCGACGGGTTCACGACTGCCGCCGCGGCCGGGATCACCGACACCGACCGGGACCAGTGGCGCCGGGCCACCGCGCAGGCATTGCTCGGGCTGGCCCAGGTTCCGCTGGGCCGGATCGGCCTCGACCCGCCGCCCACGTCGAATCCCACCCCGACCGGCACGGCCTCGCCCACCGCGCCCGCCACGCCCACCGCGTCTCCCACGCTCACCACGTCGCCTCCGCCGACCGGCAGCGCCGGCCCGACGCCGAGCGTGACCAGTCCTCCGGCGACACCCGCGCCCACGACCGCGGCGCCGACCACCGCCGCTCCGCCGATCACCACCCCGGCCGCGTCAGGGCTGGGCGGGCTGCCGACCACCGGCGCGGCGATCGGCAGCTACCTGCTGATCGCGCTGCTGCTGATCGGTGGCGGAGTGACACTGCTCGTGCTCGGCCGACGGCGGGCGGGATGA
- a CDS encoding peptidase, translated as MVVRRSRHRLLALLCGVLAALTLTTPAVAAPERAALTRPEAAGGWLARQLVDGERFEAVFDGVAYPDQGLTLDAVFAFAATGVADDHGADALAWVTRPDIRDGYLGDGVSEAYAGATAKLALAVQVRGGDPADVGGVDLIARLRSLQTPAGRFSDRSAYGDYSNAFSQSFALLALDRTAGGAPPAAAAWLAGTRCPDGGYPLLPAQPVCTSDVDATALAAQALRAADRPADAAAGLRWLVSVQRADGGFANAGGTPNANSTGLAAQALRDGHRLPAWARARAFLAGLQVGCAGAPADRGAVDFDGGGFDPATAPRATAQAVLGLTGIGYARLSAVGADPGAPALACP; from the coding sequence ATGGTCGTCCGCCGAAGCCGGCACCGCCTGCTCGCGCTCCTCTGCGGCGTACTCGCCGCTCTCACCCTCACCACACCCGCCGTCGCCGCCCCCGAGCGCGCCGCCCTCACCCGCCCGGAGGCCGCCGGCGGCTGGCTCGCCCGGCAACTCGTCGACGGCGAACGCTTCGAGGCGGTCTTCGACGGTGTCGCGTACCCCGACCAGGGGCTGACCCTCGACGCCGTGTTCGCCTTCGCCGCCACCGGCGTCGCCGACGACCACGGCGCCGACGCGCTGGCCTGGGTCACCCGGCCGGACATCCGCGACGGCTACCTCGGCGACGGCGTCTCCGAGGCGTACGCGGGTGCGACCGCCAAGCTCGCCCTCGCCGTGCAGGTGCGCGGCGGCGACCCGGCCGACGTCGGCGGGGTGGACCTGATCGCCCGGCTGCGCTCGCTCCAGACGCCGGCCGGCAGGTTCAGCGACCGGTCCGCGTACGGCGACTACAGCAACGCGTTCAGCCAATCCTTCGCGCTGCTGGCGCTGGACCGTACGGCGGGCGGAGCGCCACCGGCGGCGGCCGCCTGGCTGGCCGGCACCCGGTGCCCGGACGGCGGCTACCCGCTGCTGCCCGCGCAACCGGTCTGCACGTCCGACGTGGACGCCACCGCGCTCGCGGCACAGGCGCTGCGCGCCGCGGACCGTCCGGCCGACGCCGCCGCCGGGCTGCGCTGGCTGGTGTCCGTTCAGCGTGCCGACGGCGGCTTCGCCAACGCGGGCGGCACGCCGAACGCCAACAGCACCGGCCTCGCCGCGCAGGCCCTGCGCGACGGCCACCGGCTGCCGGCCTGGGCGCGGGCCCGGGCATTCCTCGCCGGACTCCAGGTCGGCTGCGCCGGGGCGCCGGCCGACAGGGGCGCTGTCGACTTCGACGGCGGCGGCTTCGACCCGGCCACCGCACCCCGGGCGACCGCCCAGGCCGTCCTCGGTCTCACCGGGATCGGGTACGCCCGTCTGTCCGCCGTCGGCGCCGACCCCGGCGCACCGGCACTCGCCTGCCCGTGA